Proteins encoded within one genomic window of Humulus lupulus chromosome 1, drHumLupu1.1, whole genome shotgun sequence:
- the LOC133786018 gene encoding uncharacterized CRM domain-containing protein At3g25440, chloroplastic isoform X2: protein MVDKVVEPTNDSESNAAVDGVGNATAKVKRMKLKGKRAVVRWLKFFRWKKKKEYERMTAEEKILYKLRKAQKKEARYVEALKKIEPSETSETTHDPEILTPEEHFFFLKMGLKCKNYVPVGRRGIYQGVILNMHLHWKKHQTLQVVVKTFTPEEVREIATELARLTGGIVLDILEENTIIMYRGKNYSQPPTEIMSPRVTLSRRKALDKSKYRDGLRAVRKYLPKLQQDLVLLQSRAKSNPASITDVVEETQETDINSIDPESYSKLQREKMADGSTQCSEDDLVMKAALASDSEDLSDIFETDSDREAEENGERPLYLEEFEKFPVKNYEEHEDFQDHLRQISLDSKKAKSSCEDVDLQNFDEVDRLFLRAASRLKNRK from the exons ATGGTTGACAAGGTCGTGGAGCCAACAAATGATTCTGAAAGTAATGCTGCTGTTGATGGAGTTGGTAATGCTACTGCTAAGGTGAAGAGGATGAAGCTCAAAGGGAAAAGAGCAGTGGTGAGGTGGCTAAAGTTCTTTaggtggaagaagaagaaagagtatGAGAGAATGACAGCAGAAGAAAAAATACTCTACAAATTGAGAAAG GCTCAAAAGAAGGAGGCAAGATATGTTGAAGCACTTAAAAAGATTGAACCTAGTGAAACATCTGAGACAACCCATGACCCGGAAATTTTGACACCAGAAGAGcattttttctttttgaagatgGGTCTGAAGTGCAAGAATTATGTTCCAGTTGGTAGAAGGGGAATCTACCAGGGTGTTATTCTGAACATGCACTTGCATTGGAAGAAACATCAAACTCTGCAGGTGGTGGTGAAGACATTTACACCTGAGGAGGTGAGAGAGATTGCTACCGAACTGGCAAGATTAACTGGAGGGATTGTGCTTGATATTCttgaagaaaacacaataattatgTACAGAGGGAAGAACTATTCTCAGCCACCAACTGAAATAATGTCACCCAGGGTCACTCTTTCTAGGAGGAAG GCTTTGGATAAATCCAAGTATAGAGATGGCCTTCGTGCTGTGAGGAAATATCTTCCCAAACTTCAGCAGGATCTTGTATTGCTGCAGTCTCGGGCCAAAAGCAATCCTGCAAGTATCACTGATGTTGTTGAAGAAACTCAAGAAACTGATATAAATAGTATAGATCCTGAAAGTTATTCAAAACTCCAGAGGGAGAAAATGGCAGATGGGAGCACTCAATGTTCTGAGGATGATCTTGTGATGAAAGCTGCATTGGCTTCCGATTCTGAAGATCTTTCAGACATTTTTGAAACCGACTCTGACAGGGAAGCTGAGGAGAATGGAGAACGACCACTTTATTTGGAAGAGTTTGAAAAGTTTCCAGTGAAAAACTATGAAGAACATGAAGATTTTCAGGATCACTTACGTCAAATATCACTAGATTCAAAGAAGGCTAAATCATCCTGTGAAGATGTGGATTTACAGAATTTCGACGAGGTTGATCGGTTGTTTCTTCGTGCTGCTTCTCGTTTAAAGAACAGAAAATAG
- the LOC133786063 gene encoding protein FAR1-RELATED SEQUENCE 5-like, whose product MDLEKESGALDSSVEVDVGSSGGGPILQPYVGMEFDSEDDAKKFYIEYARRVGFVVRVMQRRRSGIDGRTLARRLGCNKQGFSPNQRAAFGPEKKPRPSAREGCNATILVKMEKSGKWVVTRFIKDHNHPLVITANGFSTEGDKDKKIEELTVELEHQEHLCATYREKLLSFMKNVEEQTEELSGKIQVIVENVRKVESKLQKHSRRR is encoded by the exons A TGGATTTGGAGAAAGAAAGTGGAGCTTTAGATAGCTCTGTCGAAGTGGATGTGGGTTCTTCAGGAGGAGGTCCAATTTTGCAACCATATGTTGGTATGGAATTTGATTCTGAAGATGATGCCAAGAAATTCTATATTGAGTATGCTAGACGAGTAGGATTTGTAGTGCGTGTTATGCAGCGTCGTCGTTCGGGTATTGATGGGAGAACTCTTGCTCGTCGTCTTGGATGTAATAAACAAGGTTTCTCTCCTAATCAAAGGGCTGCATTTGGGCCCGAAAAAAAGCCACGACCCAGTGCACGAGAAGGTTGTAATGCAACAATATTGGTGAAGATGGAAAAATCGGGAAAATGGGTGGTGACAAGATTCATAAAGGACCATAATCATCCTTTAGTCATCACAGCCAATGGCTTCAGCACAGAG GGTGATAAAgataagaaaattgaagaacttaCAGTGGAGTTGGAACATCAGGAGCATCTATGCGCGACGTATCGAGAAAAGCTTCTGAGTTTCATGAAAAATGTTGAAGAGCAAACAGAAGAACTCTCTGGGAAGATCCAAGTTATAGTTGAAAATGTGAGAAAAGTAGAATCCAAATTGCAAAAACATTCCCGTCGTAGATAA
- the LOC133786036 gene encoding protein FAR1-RELATED SEQUENCE 5-like, which produces MFMESASSQSFDSEEGEQCLQIESYCGHILADDEIAEHVELCANGVKRSVDQSEESLPMTGNAVEPYVDMEFKSRDDAREFFIVYGRHTGFTVRIHHNRRSRINNMVIGQDFVCSKEGFREKKYACRNDRVLPPPPITREGCPVMLRVALRDGDKWVVTKFIKKHNHTLMSPSKVPWRGSNKHMITEDEKDRRIRELTLELSNERQRCKRRCAVYKEQLHMILKDIEQHTDHLSKRVQDIVQNIKELENEDSEF; this is translated from the exons ATGTTTATGGAAAGTGCATCTAGCCAGTCATTTGATTCGGAAGAAGGCGAACAGTGTTTGCAAATCGAAAGCTACTGTGGACACATACTGGCCGATGATGAGATTGCAGAACATGTTGAGTTATGTGCAAATGGAGTTAAAAGAAGTGTTGACCAGTCTGAAGAAAGTTTGCCAATGACAGGCAATGCTGTAGAGCCATACGTTGACATGGAGTTCAAATCAAGGGATGATGCTCGAGAATTTTTTATTGTTTATGGAAGGCATACTGGATTTACTGTACGCATTCACCATAACAGGCGGTCACGGATAAATAACATGGTGATAGGTCAGGATTTTGTTTGTTCGAAAGAAGGTTTTCGTGAAAAGAAATATGCATGCAGGAATGATAGAGTTCTTCCTCCACCACCTATTACCAGAGAAGGATGTCCTGTGATGCTGAGGGTGGCTTTAAGAGATGGAGATAAGTGGGTTGTTACCAAATTTATAAAAAAGCACAATCACACATTAATGTCTCCAAGTAAAGTTCCATGGCGAGGGTCTAACAAACATATGATCACTGAG GATGAAAAGGATCGGAGAATACGTGAACTGACACTTGAACTAAGCAATGAAAGACAGCGATGTAAACGAAGATGTGCAGTTTACAAAGAACAATTGCATATGATTTTGAAAGACATAGAGCAGCATACTGATCACTTGTCCAAAAGAGTTCAAGATATTGTTCAAAACATAAAGGAGCTTGAGAATGAAGATTCAGAATTTTAG
- the LOC133786054 gene encoding protein FAR1-RELATED SEQUENCE 5-like has protein sequence MMNLDVETGTAETKAERVLNAHEEVPALEPCIGMEFESEEAAKEFYDEYSRRVGFVMRIDQCRRSEVDKRILSRRLSCNKQGFSIKARDEVGHVRKQRSRSREGCKAMMLVKVNKSGKWAVTRFEKDHTHPLVVSDRPSWSPFDSKDRKIEELTMELEHQDQLCESYRELLLTFLKNIEEQTEMLSTKIRHVVNNIREVETEGQKRPQKR, from the exons ATGA TGAATTTGGATGTGGAAACTGGAACAGCTGAAACTAAAGCTGAAAGGGTTTTGAATGCCCATGAAGAAGTTCCAGCTTTAGAACCATGTATTGGTATGGAGTTTGAGTCTGAAGAGGCTGCCAAGGAGTTTTATGATGAATATTCAAGGCGTGTAGGATTTGTAATGCGTATTGATCAGTGCCGTCGATCAGAGGTTGATAAACGCATTCTATCTCGCCGACTTTCGTGCAATAAGCAAGGTTTTTCTATTAAAGCTAGAGATGAAGTTGGTCATGTTCGAAAACAACGATCGAGGTCAAGAGAAGGTTGCAAAGCAATGATGTTGGTCAAGGTTAATAAGTCTGGAAAATGGGCAGTCACAAGGTTTGAGAAGGATCATACTCATCCGCTTGTTGTTTCTGATCGACCTTCTTGGAGTCCTTTT GATTCAAAAGATAGAAAGATTGAGGAACTCACAATGGAACTGGAGCATCAAGATCAACTATGCGAATCATATCGTGAGCTACTGCTTACATTTTTGAAGAATATCGAGGAACAGACAGAAATGCTATCAACTAAAATAAGACATGTTGTTAACAACATTAGAGAGGTTGAAACTGAAGGTCAAAAGCGTCCACAAAAAAGATAA
- the LOC133786018 gene encoding uncharacterized CRM domain-containing protein At3g25440, chloroplastic isoform X1, producing MESQACSYQNFHFCTKGWIYSKVGAMAMRVLASLSLRRSHKQLKILLSKPIFDRSSLGGFICKVTVQEPAFGYLHGNKRFLLDGQQWFHSAPCLRMVDKVVEPTNDSESNAAVDGVGNATAKVKRMKLKGKRAVVRWLKFFRWKKKKEYERMTAEEKILYKLRKAQKKEARYVEALKKIEPSETSETTHDPEILTPEEHFFFLKMGLKCKNYVPVGRRGIYQGVILNMHLHWKKHQTLQVVVKTFTPEEVREIATELARLTGGIVLDILEENTIIMYRGKNYSQPPTEIMSPRVTLSRRKALDKSKYRDGLRAVRKYLPKLQQDLVLLQSRAKSNPASITDVVEETQETDINSIDPESYSKLQREKMADGSTQCSEDDLVMKAALASDSEDLSDIFETDSDREAEENGERPLYLEEFEKFPVKNYEEHEDFQDHLRQISLDSKKAKSSCEDVDLQNFDEVDRLFLRAASRLKNRK from the exons ATGGAGTCACAGGCGTGTTCTTACCaaaattttcatttttgtacCAAGGGTTGGATCTACAGTAAAGTTGGAGCTATGGCGATGAGGGTTTTGGCTTCGCTCTCACTCCGGAGATCTCATAAACAGCTTAAGATTCTCTTGTCCAAACCCATCTTTGACAGAAGCAG TTTGGGCGGTTTTATATGCAAGGTTACTGTTCAGGAGCCTGCTTTTGGTTACCTCCATGGTAACAAAAGGTTTCTCTTAGATGGGCAACAATGGTTTCACTCGGCTCCATGCCTGCGCATGGTTGACAAGGTCGTGGAGCCAACAAATGATTCTGAAAGTAATGCTGCTGTTGATGGAGTTGGTAATGCTACTGCTAAGGTGAAGAGGATGAAGCTCAAAGGGAAAAGAGCAGTGGTGAGGTGGCTAAAGTTCTTTaggtggaagaagaagaaagagtatGAGAGAATGACAGCAGAAGAAAAAATACTCTACAAATTGAGAAAG GCTCAAAAGAAGGAGGCAAGATATGTTGAAGCACTTAAAAAGATTGAACCTAGTGAAACATCTGAGACAACCCATGACCCGGAAATTTTGACACCAGAAGAGcattttttctttttgaagatgGGTCTGAAGTGCAAGAATTATGTTCCAGTTGGTAGAAGGGGAATCTACCAGGGTGTTATTCTGAACATGCACTTGCATTGGAAGAAACATCAAACTCTGCAGGTGGTGGTGAAGACATTTACACCTGAGGAGGTGAGAGAGATTGCTACCGAACTGGCAAGATTAACTGGAGGGATTGTGCTTGATATTCttgaagaaaacacaataattatgTACAGAGGGAAGAACTATTCTCAGCCACCAACTGAAATAATGTCACCCAGGGTCACTCTTTCTAGGAGGAAG GCTTTGGATAAATCCAAGTATAGAGATGGCCTTCGTGCTGTGAGGAAATATCTTCCCAAACTTCAGCAGGATCTTGTATTGCTGCAGTCTCGGGCCAAAAGCAATCCTGCAAGTATCACTGATGTTGTTGAAGAAACTCAAGAAACTGATATAAATAGTATAGATCCTGAAAGTTATTCAAAACTCCAGAGGGAGAAAATGGCAGATGGGAGCACTCAATGTTCTGAGGATGATCTTGTGATGAAAGCTGCATTGGCTTCCGATTCTGAAGATCTTTCAGACATTTTTGAAACCGACTCTGACAGGGAAGCTGAGGAGAATGGAGAACGACCACTTTATTTGGAAGAGTTTGAAAAGTTTCCAGTGAAAAACTATGAAGAACATGAAGATTTTCAGGATCACTTACGTCAAATATCACTAGATTCAAAGAAGGCTAAATCATCCTGTGAAGATGTGGATTTACAGAATTTCGACGAGGTTGATCGGTTGTTTCTTCGTGCTGCTTCTCGTTTAAAGAACAGAAAATAG